One genomic region from Amycolatopsis sp. FBCC-B4732 encodes:
- the fxsT gene encoding FxSxx-COOH system tetratricopeptide repeat protein, which yields MPDPTAGEPDLTWTELGDGLWLMAAINGTAMPAPGPAERPARPAAPPPDPVETRREGPEPAARDSDEPELVPAAGGGGPAPGPPADDREWLTEQAAGNGGLLAREPGAGRADVELAEVATAPVLPGAAQLVRALRPFKRKVASKSDADVELDEERTAEEAAQSEMWLPITRRRRDRWLDLTLVIDSTPSMALWTPTVNAFVRLVERVGAFRSVRVRLLETGKTGPAEGGAVVGPTLRGGTADAPARGPGELIGSAGRSLLLLVTDGVSDAWHRDLVSPMLARWGRAMPVAIVHLLPHRLWSRGGMGVRQTVLTSPGPLRPNGTYEVRSADALLDPEEAEELTAGAVAVPVLELQDRWIGWWASLVTGVGGVARKAAVVLAHDEPRPVDAEAGERVERSAREKVQHFHSSASPPAFRLATLLAAVPVDVGVARTLQAELVPGSGPDHLAEVFTSGLLERASDGTPWDRSQWEFTGHVRQLLLRGARRSDTAHAVISASRRYGDRMPVLVRLQAALAAPDATPDPVLPAATPAEIALERDLMRALSGPYLSRADRLESRIAGIGQLGDRTTNIPAVSDTMSQELKPMGSASEPESVVRPDAGTADISPSPSETPPALRTKVVREVADMTSRSVRRSGDEAPPVWGVVPPKNPNFTGRRELLDQLGERLGAGTTAVLPAALHGMGGIGKTQMAVEYIYRHLQDYDIVWWIQATQPTQIRKSLTELAQHLRLPGADEAITAVPAVREALRLGRPYRRWLLVFDSAEDPDMVRPFFPVDGPGQILVTSRNPSWAGIARPLEVAVFQRDESKNLLSLRRSALADEDSDLIAEKLGDLPLAVEQAAAWLAETGMPAEEYLRLFDEKVTEILDTSAPSDYEVSVAAAWNVSFDELSSRSPAAHQLLQVCAFFAPEPISRSLFTGVRGISVAPELDSALKDPMRLGRAIRDVNRYGLAKIDHRSDTLLLHRLVQLVLRNRMGEQDRMELRHGAHLLLANLDPNDPGSPQTWPRYQEILPHIYDTELTQCTDPWVRQLVINLFKFLYHWGDHQGALALAERAVKAWATDREERLARGEEPVEDPPLLELAASERLAFFYWVVGRYDEAETVAKETRRRYIEAVGPESEETLAAQLTYALILKARGDFTEARNRNREMYEQAKVLFGDDDPTTLLSAHELVVALLLTGEYEEARALAGETYSRRSEVFGFDNVQTINTQVLHVLANREIGNYPWARIEMQHIAERAEQLYGADSVGTLRRRYFESVACRKDGDHVAAFEISSDALKKIRGRYGDSHPNAMACALGHSIDLRHARRFADARKLGEEVYDLYRENLGEGHPHTLSARLDLGVTLRLSGDPASARVVNEKALAGMREALGEDHPHTIVCGIDLASDLFALDRVTEAAAMDSDLLDRARRVLGEDHPTTLAVQLNRSLDLRALGEATEADALYEDALTRYRLVLGENHPGTESALRGIRADCDIDPMPM from the coding sequence ATGCCGGACCCCACCGCGGGCGAGCCCGACCTGACGTGGACCGAACTCGGCGACGGCCTGTGGCTCATGGCGGCGATCAACGGGACCGCGATGCCGGCCCCCGGACCGGCGGAGCGCCCCGCGCGACCGGCCGCACCGCCGCCGGACCCGGTCGAAACCCGGCGGGAAGGCCCCGAACCGGCGGCACGGGACAGCGACGAACCCGAACTCGTGCCGGCCGCCGGCGGAGGTGGTCCGGCCCCCGGCCCACCGGCGGACGACCGGGAATGGCTCACCGAGCAGGCCGCCGGAAACGGCGGTCTGCTCGCACGCGAGCCCGGCGCCGGGCGGGCGGACGTGGAACTCGCCGAAGTGGCGACCGCGCCGGTCCTGCCCGGGGCGGCCCAGCTCGTCCGCGCGTTGCGGCCCTTCAAGCGGAAAGTCGCGTCCAAGAGCGACGCCGACGTCGAACTCGACGAAGAACGCACCGCGGAGGAAGCGGCGCAGAGCGAGATGTGGCTGCCGATCACCCGCCGCCGCCGAGACCGCTGGCTCGACCTCACGCTCGTGATCGATTCGACGCCGTCGATGGCGCTCTGGACCCCCACCGTGAACGCGTTCGTCCGCTTGGTGGAACGCGTCGGCGCCTTCCGGTCCGTCCGGGTCAGGCTGCTCGAGACGGGCAAGACCGGGCCCGCGGAAGGCGGCGCGGTCGTCGGCCCCACCTTGCGCGGCGGGACGGCCGACGCCCCGGCGAGGGGGCCGGGGGAACTGATCGGCTCGGCGGGCCGGAGCTTGCTGCTGCTGGTCACCGACGGCGTCAGCGACGCGTGGCACCGGGACCTGGTCTCCCCGATGCTGGCCCGCTGGGGGCGGGCGATGCCGGTCGCGATCGTGCACCTGCTGCCCCACCGGCTCTGGTCGCGCGGCGGGATGGGCGTCCGCCAGACGGTGCTCACCTCACCGGGCCCCCTGCGCCCCAACGGGACTTACGAAGTACGTTCAGCCGACGCGCTGCTGGACCCGGAGGAAGCCGAGGAGCTCACGGCCGGCGCGGTGGCGGTGCCGGTACTGGAGCTGCAGGACCGGTGGATCGGCTGGTGGGCGTCGCTGGTGACGGGAGTGGGCGGCGTGGCGCGGAAAGCCGCGGTCGTGCTCGCCCACGACGAGCCGCGCCCGGTCGATGCCGAGGCCGGGGAGCGGGTGGAGCGGTCCGCACGGGAAAAGGTGCAGCACTTCCACAGCTCCGCGTCGCCACCGGCGTTCCGGCTGGCCACGCTGCTCGCGGCGGTACCCGTGGACGTCGGCGTCGCCCGGACGCTGCAGGCCGAGCTCGTCCCGGGTTCCGGCCCGGACCACCTCGCGGAGGTCTTCACCAGCGGCCTGCTCGAGCGAGCCAGCGACGGAACACCGTGGGACCGCTCGCAATGGGAATTCACCGGCCACGTGCGCCAGCTGCTCTTGCGCGGCGCCCGGCGTTCGGACACGGCGCACGCGGTGATCAGCGCTTCCCGCCGCTACGGCGACCGGATGCCGGTGCTGGTGCGGCTCCAGGCCGCACTGGCGGCCCCGGACGCCACCCCGGACCCCGTTCTCCCGGCGGCGACGCCCGCGGAGATAGCACTGGAACGTGACCTCATGCGTGCGTTGTCCGGCCCGTATTTGTCCCGGGCGGATCGGTTGGAGAGTAGAATCGCGGGCATTGGTCAGCTCGGCGATCGAACCACTAACATCCCGGCGGTGAGTGACACGATGTCGCAGGAACTCAAGCCGATGGGTTCCGCGAGTGAACCTGAATCCGTTGTCCGCCCCGATGCCGGGACCGCGGACATATCCCCGTCGCCCAGCGAGACGCCGCCGGCTCTGCGCACGAAGGTCGTCCGCGAAGTTGCCGACATGACCAGTCGAAGCGTACGCCGATCTGGTGATGAAGCACCACCCGTTTGGGGTGTTGTCCCACCGAAAAACCCCAATTTCACCGGGAGACGCGAACTACTCGATCAATTGGGCGAGCGGCTGGGTGCGGGCACCACCGCTGTCCTGCCTGCGGCGTTGCACGGAATGGGCGGTATTGGCAAGACGCAGATGGCGGTGGAATATATCTACCGGCACCTGCAAGACTACGACATCGTCTGGTGGATCCAAGCCACCCAGCCCACGCAGATCCGCAAGTCGCTCACCGAATTGGCCCAGCACCTGCGGCTGCCGGGCGCCGACGAAGCCATCACCGCGGTCCCGGCGGTCCGCGAGGCACTACGACTGGGCCGCCCTTATCGTCGTTGGCTGCTGGTCTTCGACTCCGCCGAAGACCCGGACATGGTCCGGCCGTTCTTCCCGGTCGACGGGCCGGGTCAGATCCTGGTCACTTCGCGCAACCCCAGCTGGGCAGGCATCGCGCGGCCGCTGGAGGTCGCCGTTTTCCAGCGGGACGAAAGCAAGAACCTGCTCAGCCTCCGCCGCTCCGCACTCGCGGACGAAGACTCCGACCTGATCGCGGAGAAGCTCGGAGACCTGCCGCTCGCCGTCGAGCAGGCGGCCGCGTGGCTCGCCGAGACCGGCATGCCGGCTGAGGAGTACTTGCGGCTGTTCGACGAGAAGGTCACCGAAATCCTCGACACCTCCGCCCCGAGCGACTACGAGGTGTCTGTCGCCGCCGCGTGGAACGTGTCCTTCGACGAGCTGAGCTCCCGCAGTCCGGCTGCTCACCAGTTGCTGCAAGTCTGTGCCTTCTTCGCGCCAGAGCCGATTTCCCGGAGTTTGTTCACCGGCGTCCGCGGGATCTCCGTCGCGCCCGAACTCGACTCGGCCCTGAAGGACCCGATGCGGCTCGGCCGTGCGATCCGAGACGTCAATCGCTACGGCCTGGCGAAGATCGACCACCGGAGCGACACCCTCCTCCTGCATAGGTTGGTCCAGCTCGTACTGCGCAACCGGATGGGTGAACAAGACCGCATGGAATTGCGCCACGGCGCGCACCTCCTGTTGGCGAACCTCGACCCGAACGACCCGGGATCACCGCAGACGTGGCCGCGGTACCAGGAGATCCTGCCGCACATCTACGACACCGAATTGACCCAATGCACCGATCCTTGGGTTCGGCAGCTCGTCATCAACCTTTTCAAGTTTCTCTACCACTGGGGTGACCACCAAGGCGCGCTCGCGCTCGCGGAGCGGGCGGTCAAGGCGTGGGCGACAGATCGCGAGGAGCGGCTCGCCCGAGGCGAGGAACCTGTTGAAGACCCGCCTTTGCTGGAGCTTGCCGCATCCGAGCGGCTGGCTTTCTTCTATTGGGTTGTCGGGCGCTACGACGAAGCTGAAACGGTCGCGAAAGAGACGCGGCGTCGCTACATCGAGGCAGTCGGTCCGGAGAGTGAAGAAACGCTCGCAGCGCAACTCACGTATGCGCTGATTTTGAAGGCGCGCGGCGATTTTACGGAAGCGCGGAACCGCAACAGGGAAATGTACGAGCAAGCCAAAGTCCTGTTCGGCGACGACGACCCGACTACCTTGTTGTCCGCACACGAGCTCGTTGTTGCCCTTCTGCTGACCGGCGAGTACGAAGAAGCACGCGCACTCGCTGGGGAAACGTACAGCCGCCGATCCGAAGTCTTCGGCTTCGACAACGTCCAGACGATTAACACGCAGGTGCTCCACGTCCTGGCGAACCGAGAAATCGGGAATTATCCCTGGGCGCGCATCGAAATGCAGCACATCGCGGAACGCGCCGAACAGCTATACGGCGCCGACAGCGTCGGCACGCTTCGGCGTCGCTACTTCGAGTCGGTGGCTTGCCGCAAGGACGGCGACCACGTCGCGGCATTTGAGATTTCGAGTGATGCGCTGAAGAAGATCCGCGGTCGCTACGGCGACAGCCACCCGAACGCGATGGCCTGTGCGCTCGGGCATTCCATCGATCTCCGGCACGCGCGGAGGTTTGCCGACGCCCGCAAGCTCGGCGAAGAAGTTTACGACCTCTATCGCGAGAACCTCGGGGAAGGACACCCGCACACCCTGTCGGCCCGGCTCGACCTCGGGGTGACCCTTCGGCTTAGTGGTGATCCGGCCAGCGCCCGGGTCGTCAACGAGAAGGCGCTGGCCGGAATGCGGGAAGCCCTGGGCGAGGATCACCCGCACACGATCGTCTGCGGGATCGACCTGGCGAGCGACCTCTTCGCACTGGATCGGGTCACCGAAGCGGCGGCTATGGACTCCGACCTGCTGGACCGTGCCCGCCGCGTACTGGGTGAAGATCACCCGACCACGTTGGCCGTGCAGCTCAACCGTTCGCTGGACCTGCGAGCCCTGGGCGAGGCGACCGAGGCGGACGCGCTCTACGAGGACGCGCTTACGCGGTATCGCTTGGTGCTCGGCGAAAACCACCCGGGTACCGAGTCTGCGTTGCGAGGCATCCGCGCGGACTGCGACATCGACCCGATGCCGATGTAG
- a CDS encoding HEXXH motif domain-containing protein, which yields MISQQTDDPAAELNRHQLLWSDFDAIARGEGGSGPLRKLRAAERSRRLLLLRNLVEVVTKSEDLYHPLPSPETAWELLARVEHAAPQALETILAHPYTGTWAGYTTRLYRQDVTGVCPFWVHVGHVHCLAAAAAIRAGIPFATEIPVWHGKAALPTLGSAQLRTDAPFSVATVRGGGDGVEIRNRHSVVRLPAHPSADAPGWSGIRKTVCWSGERRLEVRLDDLDPYRGLYEPIPPDRLSPVEVESWRTVLDGAWSLLAEHLPAVADTLRVGLDSIVPEPTVPFRLPSASTGEAFGSAIVAYGEDPATLAAALVHEFHHIRLGGLLHLVRLSVDDPRERLYAPWRADPRPIGGVLHGIYAFFGVALFWRALAAAEPDHELAAFEFALRREQVRRTLDVVRADESLTTAGRRFLAGVTAEVDPWQDEPVAAGPRARARFAAEDHYAAWRIRHLRPDPGVVAELAATWRAGLARPRSATATLPEPRVPTPVPDGDWQDARTDLIRLRLGPDGSARFAAQGSAVPGATEADLHFVAGRPEEAAAGYRKLLAAAPDDPAALAGLGLALAARSTGPTSRALLHRPELVRAVHRALRGGPGGSPSVEAIAGWLGRFTH from the coding sequence ATGATTTCCCAGCAAACCGACGATCCCGCCGCGGAACTGAACCGCCACCAGCTGCTCTGGTCGGACTTCGACGCGATCGCCCGCGGCGAAGGCGGTTCCGGGCCACTGCGCAAACTGCGGGCGGCCGAACGAAGCCGGCGGCTCCTGCTGCTGCGCAATCTGGTCGAAGTGGTCACGAAATCCGAAGACCTGTACCACCCGCTCCCGTCTCCGGAAACGGCGTGGGAACTGCTGGCTCGCGTCGAACACGCGGCGCCCCAAGCGCTCGAGACGATCCTCGCCCACCCGTACACCGGAACGTGGGCCGGCTACACGACCCGGCTGTACCGGCAGGACGTCACTGGTGTTTGCCCGTTCTGGGTGCACGTCGGGCACGTGCACTGCCTGGCCGCCGCGGCCGCCATCCGCGCCGGGATCCCGTTCGCAACGGAAATCCCGGTCTGGCACGGGAAAGCCGCGCTGCCGACGCTCGGTTCGGCCCAGCTGCGCACCGACGCGCCGTTTTCCGTCGCCACGGTCCGGGGCGGCGGCGACGGGGTGGAAATCCGGAACCGCCACTCGGTGGTCCGCCTGCCGGCGCACCCGTCCGCCGACGCGCCGGGGTGGTCCGGGATCCGGAAGACCGTGTGCTGGTCCGGTGAGCGACGGCTCGAAGTCCGGCTCGACGACCTGGATCCCTATCGCGGGCTGTACGAGCCGATCCCACCGGACCGGCTGAGCCCGGTCGAAGTCGAATCGTGGCGGACCGTGCTCGACGGCGCCTGGTCGCTGCTCGCCGAGCACCTGCCCGCCGTCGCGGACACCCTGCGCGTCGGGCTGGACTCGATCGTGCCCGAGCCCACCGTCCCGTTCCGGCTGCCCAGCGCGTCCACCGGAGAAGCGTTCGGCAGCGCGATCGTCGCGTACGGCGAAGATCCCGCGACGCTGGCGGCCGCACTGGTGCACGAGTTCCACCACATCCGGCTGGGCGGCTTGCTCCACCTCGTCCGGCTCAGCGTCGACGACCCAAGGGAGCGGCTCTACGCACCGTGGCGCGCCGACCCGCGCCCGATCGGTGGCGTGCTGCACGGGATCTACGCTTTCTTCGGCGTGGCGCTGTTCTGGCGCGCACTCGCCGCGGCCGAGCCGGACCACGAACTCGCCGCTTTCGAATTCGCGTTGCGGCGCGAGCAAGTCCGGCGCACGCTCGACGTGGTGCGCGCCGACGAGAGTCTCACCACGGCCGGCCGCCGGTTCCTGGCGGGTGTCACCGCCGAAGTCGACCCGTGGCAGGACGAGCCGGTCGCCGCGGGCCCTCGTGCCCGGGCGCGGTTCGCCGCCGAAGACCACTACGCGGCCTGGCGGATCAGGCACCTCCGCCCCGACCCGGGCGTGGTGGCGGAGCTGGCGGCGACCTGGCGAGCCGGACTCGCGCGGCCGCGGTCCGCCACTGCGACGCTGCCCGAGCCACGAGTCCCGACCCCGGTCCCGGACGGCGACTGGCAGGACGCCCGCACGGACCTGATCCGGCTCCGCCTCGGCCCGGACGGCTCCGCGCGATTCGCCGCGCAGGGGTCCGCGGTCCCGGGCGCGACGGAAGCGGACCTGCACTTCGTGGCCGGACGGCCGGAAGAAGCCGCCGCGGGCTATCGGAAACTGCTCGCGGCGGCCCCGGACGACCCGGCGGCCTTGGCCGGCTTGGGACTGGCCCTCGCGGCGCGCAGCACCGGGCCGACGTCCCGCGCGCTGCTGCACCGCCCGGAACTGGTCCGGGCGGTGCACCGAGCTTTGCGTGGCGGCCCTGGAGGGTCACCTTCAGTGGAGGCGATCGCCGGCTGGCTGGGGCGGTTCACGCATTGA
- a CDS encoding TetR/AcrR family transcriptional regulator, translating into MTDVERSTRPRDRKAQLAAVAAELFRARGFPGVGIKDIADAAGVTGPALYRHFADKQAILAYVVLSGFEDMEAATAEALSDSVPPADQLESLLRLLATQAVERREIAALWRWEGRHLPKEDQREIGRRSAVALSAWSKALLAQRPDLSGEDAELLCWAALSVFGSVSAHHTSVARRRFAALLVELALGVLNATLPTPSAPPSSPVSGLGTPSRREQVLAEATALFAQRGFHDVSMEDIGAAAGIAGPSVYRHFPSKAALMVAIGHRAADRLALAAERALQAPDERSALRRLAESYVHTILHTPELLVSFSADRVTMPDRDKADLLRVQRDYVAQWVTLLSAIRPSLPPREAKITVHAALTIANDLARTRRVAARPHFAAELTTLLHTVLDVA; encoded by the coding sequence ATGACCGACGTCGAGCGCTCCACGCGTCCCCGCGATCGCAAGGCCCAGCTGGCCGCGGTGGCGGCGGAGCTGTTCCGCGCGCGCGGCTTCCCCGGGGTCGGCATCAAGGACATCGCGGACGCGGCGGGCGTCACCGGGCCGGCGCTGTACCGCCACTTCGCGGACAAGCAGGCGATCCTCGCGTACGTCGTCCTCAGCGGCTTCGAGGACATGGAGGCGGCGACAGCGGAAGCGCTCTCGGACTCCGTACCGCCCGCCGACCAGCTGGAATCCCTGCTCCGCCTGCTCGCGACGCAGGCCGTCGAGCGCCGGGAGATCGCGGCGTTGTGGCGCTGGGAAGGCCGCCACCTGCCCAAGGAGGACCAGCGGGAGATCGGCCGCCGCTCGGCGGTGGCGCTGTCGGCGTGGTCGAAAGCGCTGCTCGCCCAGCGACCGGATCTGTCCGGCGAAGACGCGGAGCTGCTGTGCTGGGCGGCGCTGTCGGTGTTCGGCAGCGTGTCGGCGCACCACACGTCGGTGGCGCGCCGGCGGTTCGCCGCGCTGCTGGTCGAGCTGGCTCTCGGTGTGCTGAACGCCACACTCCCGACGCCGTCCGCACCGCCGTCTTCACCGGTGAGCGGGCTCGGTACGCCGTCACGCCGCGAGCAGGTCCTCGCGGAAGCGACGGCGCTGTTCGCCCAGCGCGGCTTCCACGACGTGAGCATGGAGGACATCGGCGCGGCGGCGGGCATCGCGGGCCCGAGCGTCTACCGCCACTTCCCGAGCAAGGCCGCGCTGATGGTGGCGATCGGCCACCGCGCGGCGGACCGGCTGGCGCTGGCGGCCGAGCGCGCGCTCCAGGCGCCGGACGAGCGCTCGGCCCTGCGCCGCTTGGCGGAGTCGTACGTGCACACGATTCTGCACACGCCGGAACTGCTGGTGTCGTTCTCGGCGGACCGCGTCACGATGCCCGACCGCGACAAAGCGGATCTGCTGCGCGTGCAACGCGATTACGTCGCGCAGTGGGTCACGCTGCTTTCCGCGATCCGCCCGTCCTTGCCGCCGAGGGAAGCGAAAATCACCGTCCACGCGGCGCTGACCATCGCAAACGACCTCGCGCGCACCCGTCGCGTGGCGGCCCGCCCCCACTTCGCGGCGGAGCTGACGACCCTCCTGCACACGGTGCTCGACGTAGCCTGA
- a CDS encoding acetyl-CoA C-acetyltransferase, whose translation MSSEAYIYEAIRTPRGKNKGGALHGTKPVDLVVGLIEELKVRHPNLDPAVIDDVVLGVVSPVGEQGAVIARTAALNAGLPETVAGVQLNRFCASGLEATNTAAQKVRSGWDNLIIAGGVESMSRVPMGSDGGALFMDPATAYDNYIVPQGTGADLIATIEGFSREDVDAWAVRSQERAEAAWSGGYFAKSVVPVKDINGVTVLDHDEHRRPGSTVEGLGKLKPAFSMIGEMGGFDAVALQKYHSVERINHVHTGGNSSGIVDGAALVLVGSEQIGKTFGLTPRARIVATASIGSEPTIMLTGPTPATEKVLKTAGLKPEDIDLWELNEAFASVVLKWIKDLHLDEDKVNVNGGAIAMGHPLGATGAMLVGTVVDELERRQARRALVTLCIGGGMGVATIIERV comes from the coding sequence GTGAGTAGCGAGGCCTACATCTACGAGGCGATCCGCACGCCTCGCGGCAAGAACAAGGGCGGTGCCCTGCACGGCACCAAGCCGGTCGACCTGGTGGTCGGCCTGATCGAAGAGCTCAAGGTCCGCCACCCGAACCTCGACCCCGCGGTGATCGACGACGTCGTACTCGGCGTGGTCTCCCCGGTCGGCGAGCAGGGCGCGGTCATCGCGCGGACCGCCGCGCTGAACGCCGGCCTGCCCGAGACCGTCGCCGGCGTGCAGCTCAACCGCTTCTGCGCCTCCGGCCTGGAGGCCACCAACACCGCCGCGCAGAAGGTCCGTTCCGGCTGGGACAACCTGATCATCGCCGGCGGCGTCGAGTCGATGTCGCGCGTGCCGATGGGCTCCGACGGCGGCGCGCTGTTCATGGACCCGGCCACCGCGTACGACAACTACATCGTCCCGCAGGGTACCGGCGCCGACCTCATCGCGACCATCGAAGGCTTCTCGCGCGAGGACGTCGACGCGTGGGCCGTCCGCTCGCAGGAGCGCGCCGAGGCGGCCTGGTCCGGCGGCTACTTCGCCAAGTCCGTCGTCCCGGTCAAGGACATCAACGGCGTCACGGTCCTCGACCACGACGAGCACCGCCGTCCGGGCTCGACCGTCGAGGGCCTCGGCAAGCTCAAGCCGGCCTTCTCGATGATCGGTGAAATGGGCGGCTTCGACGCCGTCGCGCTGCAGAAGTACCACTCGGTCGAGCGCATCAACCACGTCCACACCGGCGGCAACTCCTCCGGCATCGTCGACGGCGCCGCGCTGGTGCTCGTGGGCTCCGAACAGATCGGCAAGACCTTCGGGCTGACGCCGCGCGCCCGCATCGTGGCGACCGCGTCGATCGGCTCCGAGCCGACGATCATGCTCACCGGCCCCACGCCGGCCACCGAAAAGGTGCTGAAGACCGCGGGCCTCAAGCCCGAGGACATCGACCTGTGGGAGCTCAACGAGGCGTTCGCGTCCGTCGTGCTCAAGTGGATCAAGGACCTGCACCTCGACGAGGACAAGGTCAACGTCAACGGTGGCGCGATCGCCATGGGTCACCCGCTCGGCGCCACCGGCGCGATGCTGGTCGGCACCGTGGTCGACGAGCTCGAACGCCGCCAGGCGCGCCGCGCGCTGGTGACCCTGTGCATCGGCGGCGGCATGGGCGTCGCGACCATCATCGAGCGGGTGTGA
- a CDS encoding 3-hydroxyacyl-CoA dehydrogenase NAD-binding domain-containing protein: MAESKTIRWEQDSDGIVTLTLDDPNQSANTMNADFRESLGVTVDRLEAEKDTITGVVITSAKKTFFAGGDLNDLIQAKPENAVELTEGSGAMKGQMRRIEQLGKPVVAAINGAALGGGLEIALATHHRIAADVKGSQIGLPEVTLGLLPGGGGVVRTVRLLGIQSALLNVLLQGQRHRPAKALELGLVHELVGTVEELVPAAKAWIKANPEGGVQPWDVKGYKIPGGTPSNPSFAANLPAFPANLRKQIKGANMPAPRAILAAAIEGAQVDFDTAITIETRYFIHLATGQVSKNMTKAFFFDLQTINSGGSRPDGFEKYTAKKVGVLGAGMMGAAIAYVSAKAGIDVVLKDVSLEAAEKGKGYAAKIEQKALSRGKTTQEKSDALLAKIKPTADPADFAGVDFVIEAVFESVELKHKVFGEIESVVNADAVLGSNTSTLPITTLAEGVQRTEDFIGIHFFSPVDKMPLVEIICGEKTSPATLAKVFDYTLQIKKTPIVVNDSRGFFTSRVIGTFINEAVAALGEGVEPASIEQAGSQAGYPAPPLQLMDELTLTLPRKIRKETREAIEAAGGTWKAHASEGVIDRMVEEFDRKGRSTGAGFYEYGEDGKRTGLWPGLRDAFKSGSAEVPFEDLKERMLFAEALETVKCFDEGVLTSVADANIGSIFGIGFPAWTGGVIQYINQYEGGLQGFVDRSRELAARYGDHFEPPASLVEKAAKGEIYE; the protein is encoded by the coding sequence ATGGCCGAGAGCAAGACCATCCGCTGGGAGCAGGACTCCGACGGCATCGTCACCCTGACCCTGGACGACCCGAACCAGTCGGCGAACACGATGAACGCCGACTTCCGCGAGTCGCTGGGTGTCACGGTCGACCGCCTCGAGGCGGAGAAGGACACCATCACCGGTGTTGTCATCACGTCCGCGAAGAAGACCTTCTTCGCCGGCGGCGACCTGAACGACCTCATCCAGGCGAAGCCCGAGAACGCGGTCGAGCTGACCGAGGGCAGCGGCGCGATGAAGGGCCAGATGCGCCGCATCGAGCAGCTCGGCAAGCCGGTCGTCGCGGCGATCAACGGCGCCGCGCTCGGCGGTGGCCTGGAGATCGCGCTGGCGACGCACCACCGCATCGCCGCCGACGTCAAGGGCAGCCAGATCGGCCTGCCCGAGGTGACGCTGGGCCTGCTGCCCGGTGGCGGCGGTGTCGTGCGCACCGTCCGGTTGCTCGGCATCCAGAGCGCGCTGCTGAACGTCCTGCTGCAGGGTCAGCGCCACCGCCCGGCCAAGGCGCTCGAGCTCGGCCTGGTGCACGAGCTCGTCGGCACGGTCGAGGAGCTCGTCCCCGCCGCGAAGGCGTGGATCAAGGCGAACCCCGAAGGCGGCGTCCAGCCGTGGGACGTCAAGGGTTACAAGATCCCGGGCGGCACGCCGTCCAACCCGAGCTTCGCGGCCAACCTCCCGGCGTTCCCGGCGAACCTGCGCAAGCAGATCAAGGGCGCGAACATGCCGGCGCCGCGGGCGATCCTGGCCGCCGCGATCGAGGGCGCGCAGGTCGACTTCGACACCGCGATCACCATCGAGACGCGCTACTTCATCCACCTCGCGACCGGCCAGGTCTCGAAGAACATGACGAAGGCGTTCTTCTTCGACCTGCAGACCATCAACTCGGGTGGTTCGCGCCCGGACGGTTTCGAGAAGTACACGGCCAAGAAGGTCGGTGTCCTCGGCGCCGGGATGATGGGCGCGGCGATCGCGTACGTGTCGGCGAAGGCCGGCATCGACGTCGTCCTCAAGGACGTCTCGCTCGAGGCGGCCGAGAAGGGCAAGGGTTACGCGGCCAAGATCGAGCAGAAGGCCCTCTCGCGCGGCAAGACCACGCAGGAGAAGTCGGACGCGCTGCTGGCGAAGATCAAGCCGACCGCCGACCCGGCCGACTTCGCGGGCGTCGACTTCGTCATCGAGGCCGTCTTCGAGAGCGTCGAGCTGAAGCACAAGGTGTTCGGCGAGATCGAGAGCGTCGTCAACGCCGACGCGGTGCTGGGCTCCAACACCTCGACGCTGCCGATCACCACCCTCGCCGAGGGCGTGCAGCGCACCGAGGACTTCATCGGGATCCACTTCTTCTCGCCGGTGGACAAGATGCCGCTGGTCGAGATCATCTGCGGCGAGAAGACGTCCCCGGCGACGCTGGCGAAGGTCTTCGACTACACGCTGCAGATCAAGAAGACCCCGATCGTCGTCAACGACAGCCGCGGTTTCTTCACCTCGCGCGTGATCGGCACGTTCATCAACGAGGCCGTCGCCGCGCTGGGCGAGGGCGTCGAGCCGGCGTCGATCGAGCAGGCGGGTTCGCAGGCCGGCTACCCGGCGCCGCCGCTGCAGCTGATGGACGAGCTGACGCTGACCCTGCCGCGCAAGATCCGCAAGGAGACCCGCGAGGCGATCGAGGCCGCGGGCGGCACGTGGAAGGCACACGCGTCGGAAGGTGTCATCGACCGGATGGTCGAGGAGTTCGACCGCAAGGGCCGCTCGACCGGCGCGGGCTTCTACGAGTACGGGGAAGACGGCAAGCGGACCGGGCTGTGGCCGGGGCTGCGCGACGCGTTCAAGTCCGGCTCGGCGGAGGTGCCGTTCGAGGACCTCAAGGAGCGCATGCTCTTCGCCGAGGCCCTCGAGACGGTGAAGTGCTTCGACGAAGGCGTGCTGACGTCGGTGGCGGACGCCAACATCGGCTCGATCTTCGGCATCGGCTTCCCGGCGTGGACGGGCGGTGTCATCCAGTACATCAACCAGTACGAGGGTGGCCTGCAGGGCTTCGTCGACCGGTCGCGCGAGCTCGCGGCCCGGTACGGCGACCACTTCGAGCCGCCGGCTTCGCTCGTGGAGAAGGCCGCCAAGGGCGAGATCTACGAATAG